The region CGGTGGCTGTGGGCCCTGTACCTGCGCCACCCGTGGATGGCGCGCGCCATGTCCGCACTCACCCGCCCGACGGCCTCGCCCCATGCGATGCGCTACACCGAACGGGCCCTCAGCGCCCTGAAGGGCCTGGGCCTGACGCCGACCCAGATGATCTACGTACACCTCACTCTCCTCGGATACGCGCAGGGCATCGCGGCAGCCGTCGAGCTGGAGTCGCAGGCGTGGCAGGAGACGGGGATGACGCCCGAGGAATGGATGGCGTCCCACGAGACCCGCATGGAGAGCATCCAGACCGCCGGGTCCTACCCGACCCTCTCCACGCTCTTCGGCGACGAGGAGTTCGACCTGGAACTCGGCACACTCTTCGCCTTCGGCCTCGAACGGCTGCTGGACGGGGTCGCGGCGCTCGTCGAGCGGGCCCGGGGCGGCTGAGCAGGTCGTACGCTCCTCCCCATGCCGCACTCACTCCCGTTGACCGAAACACTGCTCTCCGCCGTGGGCGGTGTCCCCGGGCAGGCCGAACCCCTGGACAGCAGCCCCCGGTCACGGGTCTGGCGGGTGCGGCGGGCCGACGGACGGCCGGTGATCGTCAAGCAGATCACCGACGACGGGGACGCCGGCGCCGACGCGGACGCCCGCTTCGCGCGGGAGCTCGCCGGACTGCGGCTCGCGGGCCGCGGCTCCGTGGCCCCCGCCCTGCTCGCCGCGGACCCGGCCGCGCGGGTGCTGGTCCTCGAGTACGTGGACGACCTCGGCCGGACCGACGACTGGATGCCCGGGTACGCCGACGCGCTCGCCCGGCTGCACGCCCTGACCGGGCCCGACGACGCGGGCGCCCTCCCGGCCTGGACGGGCCCGACGGCCGCCGACGCGGAGTCCTTTCTCGCCCTGGCCGCCGCGCTCGACGTGCCCGTACCGGCCGCGGTGCCGGACGAACTCGCCGGTCTCCTCCAGCGCCTCGACCCCACCGGGCATCACGCGCTGCTGCACGGCGACCCCTGCCCCGGCAACGACCTGCGCACCGCCGACGGCGTCCGCTTCGTCGACTTCGAACGGGCCGCGCTCGGCAACGGCCTGATGGAGCTCGCCTACTTCCGCATCGGCTTCCCCACCTGCTGGTGCGCCCTCTCGGTCACCGCGGCCCCGCTCACCGAGGTCGAGGCCGTCTACCGCACCACCTGGCGCGGCCTCACCGGTACGGACGTCCCGGGCGACCTCGCCGACGCGTGCGCGGCCTGGCTGATCCAGGGCGACGCCCTCGTCGAGCGCGCCCACCGGGGCACGGCGGACCAGCTCGCCCGGGTGCCCGTCGAGGACTTCGAGTGGGGCTACGTCTCCGCCCGCGAACGCCTCGTCCACCGCCTGGACGTGGTCGCCGGCCTGACCCGCGACCACGACCACCTGCACACCCTCGGCCGCCTCTGCTCCGCCCTGGCCACCCGCCTGCTCGAACGCTGGCCGGGCCTGCGGCCACTGCCCACGGCGGACGCGCGGCCCTGGTACTGAGGGCTGTCACGCGAAGGAGAAGTGCGCGGCGGCTTCCGCGGGCGTGGTCGCCCGCCGTCGTCCGGGGACGTCGTGGACGCCGGTCGCGCCCTCGGAGCGGAGCTGCTCGGCACCGGCGTTCCGGGGCATGAGGGATGTCGGTGGTGTGTGGTGGGATGGCCGGACTCTGCTGTCGTGACCTGCTGGGAGACCGCCTTGACGCCCGTGTACTCGTCTCTGACCCATGCCTTGGCCGAGGTTTTGGTCGACGTCCTGTGGTTCATCGAGGGCAGTGAAGACGAGCAGATGGATCCGGACGACGCCGTGAAGGTCCTGGAGGGTGTCGCCCACCTGGTCAGGAAGCTGTCGAGCGACCAGCGGAGCGAGTTGATCGACCTGCTCGGGACGATGGCCGAAGCGGAGTCCGACCCCGCGCGGCGGGAGTTCTTGGAAGGGCTCCCGGAGGGCTTCGGGCTCCTTGATGATGCGGTCTGACCTGCGGCTCATGAGTAGAGCAGGACGCGTTTGCGGAGGAGGGCGAAGCCGGCCCGTCCGAGCATCTGGCGTCTGAGCATCTTGATTCGGTTGACGTGTCCTTCGGCGATGCCGGAACTCCAGGGCGGGGTGAGGCCGGCGATGACGGCATCGCGGTCACGGCCGATGCCTGCGGCGAGGGTGTGGAGGCCGGGAAGGCCCCGGATCGCGGAGGCGGTACGGGTCGTCGCCGCCGGTGAGGCGATCCTCTTCCCGGCGGCCCTCGGCCGGGTGGTGGCCGCCCGCCCGCGCGGCTCCGCCGAAGCGCTGCCGCGGGCGGCGCTCACGGTCCGGGAGGGGGAGGTGCTCCGCCTGATGGCCACCGGCCTGTCCAATCCGGAGATCGCCGGGCTGTGCCGGGTGAGCCTGGAGACGGTGAAGACGCATGTGGGCAACGTGCTGACCAAGCTCGGCGCGCGCAGAACCGCACCCACGCGGTGGTCATCGCGTACGAATCGGGCCTGGTGGTGCCGGGGATCGCGGGCTGATTCCCGGGGCCACGCGCGCATCACCCGTACGGGTCGATTCCGCTCGCGCGCCCCCCGGGTAAGGACGGCCCGTCCGTCCCCGAGCGCCTCCCGGAGGCATCCGTGCCCGAAGTGAACAGTCCCTATCAGCCCGGCACCCCCTGCTGGATCGACCTGATGGTCCCCGACCAGCAGGCCGCCATCGACTTCTACTGCGACCTCTTCGGCTGGCAGGGCGAGGTGGGCCCGCCCGAGCAGGGCGGCTACACCGTCTGCACGCTGAAGGGCAAGGCGGTCGCCGGGATCATGAAGGCGATGAACCCGGACGGTACGGTGCCGGACCCGATGCCGCCGACGGCGTGGACGACGTACCTCTCGACGGACGACATCGACGCCACCGTCGCCTCCGTCACCGACGCGGGCGGCCGGGCGGTCGTGCCCCCGATGGACGTCATGGACCTCGGCCGGATGGGCGTGATCGCCGACCCGGCGGGCGCGGTCTTCGGCCTCTGGCAGCCCGGCACCTTCGGCGGTGCGGCCATCGTCAACGAGCACGGCGCGCTGATCTGGAGCGAGCTGGTCACGCCCGACCTGGCGGCGGCGTCCGCGTTCTACTCGGCCGTCCTGCCGGTGACGACGGCGCGCTCCGAGATGGAGGGCGCCGAAGGCTACGTCGAGTTCCAGGTCGCCGGGCGGGCGGTGGGCGGAATGATGGACATGAGCCAGATGCCGCCCGGCGTCACACCGCACTGGCAGCCGTACTTCAACGTGGACAGCGTGGACGACATCCAGGCCGCCGCCGTCCGCGCCGGAGCCACGGTCCTGGCCCCCGCCTTCAACATGGTCGCCGGCCGCATGGCGGTCCTGGCCGACCCCCAGGGCGGCGCGTTCTCCGTCATCGCGCCGAAGCCGCAGGAGGGCTCGGCCTGACGTGAACCGGGTGCGCGGAGGCCCCGCCTCCCCGCACCCGACGTCGTACGCGCGTGCGAAGATCGCGCGGTGAACGACCTGAACCCGTGCCCCGAAGACCTGCGCTTCCGGCGCGCCCGTGACGCCGACCTCGCCTCCCTCGTACGGCTGCGCGACGACGCGGCCCGGCGGCTGCTCGCCCAGGGGGTCACCGGCCAGTGGCACCCCGGTGAGCTGGGCGAGGACCACTTCCGCCGGATCATGGAGACCGGGGAGGTGTGGCTCGCGGAGGCCGGCGGCCGGGCGGTCGGGGCCTGGGAGCTGTGGTGGCAGGACGAGGACGCCTGGGGCCCGCAGCCGGTCCCGGCCGGTTACGTGCACCGGCTGATGGTGGACCGGGCCCGGGTCCCCTCCGGCACGGGGCGCCGGCTCCTGCACGCCGCCGAGCGCCGGGTGGCCGAGGCGGGCCGGACCCTGGTGCGCCTGGACTGCCTGGCGGGCAACGAGCCCCTGACCGCGTACTACCTCGGCGCCGGCTACAGGGTGGCCGGACGCAAGGAGGGCAAACCGCAGCCGGGCGGTGCGCCCAAGTCGTTCACGCTCCTCGAGAAGGACCTGGCGGACTGACCGGCGCCGAAGCGGTCGGCCCGCCGAGGGGTGGTCCGGCGCCCCGTCAGCCCGCCACGACCGGCGTGTTCTGGCAGGCGGTCAGCAGCCACCGCCCGTCGTCCGCCCGGCTCATCACGTACAGCGGGGCGCCCTCGCTCTCCCCGTCCGGGGTCACATAGCGCTGGCGCACCTTGACCGCCGCGACGTCCGGGCGGATGAAGAGGACGTGTGCCACCTCGTAGGTGACCTTGCCGTCGAACTCGGAGGCGGGGAGCACGGTCCGGGTGAACTCGGAGATCGCGTCGAGGCCGATGAGTACCTTGCCGTGGCCCGTCGTCCAGACCGCGTCGGGCCGGAAGAGGGCGAGGAACGCGTCGGGGTCCTTGCGCTGCTGGGAGCGCTCGACGGTGGCGACGGCCTGACGGATCGCCTCGATATCGGCGGTGTGCGCCGGGGGTTCGGTGGTCATGCCGGTCATCCTGCAACCTCAACTCCGGTTGAGATCAAGGGCCGACGATGCCGGGGCGGTGGCCGCCTCCGGGGCCTGGGCGGTCTCTGCGGTCCGGGACCTCGCCAGCCACAGGCCGGTGAACACGGCGGTGGCCAGGGTGACGGCGCCGGCCGCGACGAACGCGCTGTTGAGACCGGCCTCGAAGGAGGCGCCGCCGGACTCCCGGGTACGGACGACGGCCCCGAGCACCGCCACGCCGAGCACCGCGCCGATCTGCCGGGTGGTGCTGCTGATGCCCGAGGCGAGACCGCCCTCCTGCGGGCTGACCGACTGGATGGCGGCTCCCGTCAGCGGGGACATGGTCAGGGCGAAGCCGGTGCCGACGACCGCCAGCCGCCACCACACGTTCCCGTAACCGGTGTCGGCGTGCACCGTGCCGAGCGCCAGCAACCCCAGTCCGGCCAGGCCCAGCCCTGTGGTGACCACGACGCGGAAGCCGTAGCGGGCGGCGAGCCGGCCCGCGTACGGGCTGACGACCACCATCGCGAGGGACATCGGCAGCGTCTGGAGTCCGGCGCGCAGGATCGAGCTGCCCTGGACGTACACGAAGAACTGGGAGAAGAAGAACGACGAGCCCATCAGCGTGAACCCGACCACGACCATCGCGGTGTTGGACACGGTGAACAGGCGCTCCCGGAACAGCCGCAGCGGCAGCATCGGCGCGGGGCGGCGGGCCTCGACGGCGACGAAGGCCGCGAGGAGGAGCACCCCGGCGGTGAAGCTGCCCAGGATCAGCGGCGACGTCCAGCCACGGGCACCGCCCTCGATCAGCCCGTAGGTCAGCGTGCCCACCCCCAGAACGGACAGCACCGTCCCCGGGATGTCGATCGCGGGAGCCTTGGGGTTGCGGCTCTCGTCGAGGCTGCGCAGACCGGCCACCAGGAGGATCACGCCGATCGGCAGGTTGACCAGGAAGATCGCGGACCAGCCGAACGCGTCGGTGAGCGCGCCGCCGGCCACGGGGCCCGCGGCGAGACCGATCCCACTGAGCCCGGCCCACAGGCCGATCGCCTTCACGCGTTCCTGCGGCACGGGATACGCGGCGGCGAGCAGGGCGAGCGAGGCGGGGCTGAGCGCGGCGGCCCCGACGCCCTGGAGCACCCGGCCGGCGATCAGCCAGCCGAGCGAGGGCGCGAGGGCGCACAGCGCCGAGGCGGCGGTGAACACGGCGACGCCGGTCAGGTAGACGCGCTTGCGGCCGAACCGGTCGGCGAAGACGCCGCCGGACAGCAGCAGCATCGCGACGAGCAGGACGTACGCGTCGACGATCCACTGCAGACCGGTGAGCTCGATGTGCAGCCCCTGCTGCATGTCGGGCAGCGCCGCTCCGACGATCGTGTTGTCGAGCAGAACCATGAACTGGCCCAGGCAGGTCACCGTGAGCAGCACGGCCCGGTGCGAACGACTGCCTACGGCCGCGGGCGAAGCCGCCATGGGGATTCCTCTCGATCGATGGACGTGCGCGCCCGGCGGAACATCCGGCCCGACGCTTTAACGCAGTCGACGACTGCGTTTGGTGACTGTAAGGCGGGTCGCCTCTTAAACGCAAGTGGTAACTGCGTTAAGGTGGTGGGATGAACGAGAAGGAGCGGACCCGGCGGCCCGGCGGACGCAGCGCCCGCGTCGGCGCGCAGGTGCACCAGGCCGTCACCGAACTGATCGGCGAGCGCGGTTACGGCAACTTCACCGTCGGCGAGGTGGCGGCCCGCGCGGGCGTGGCCGACAGCAGCGTCTACCGCCGGTGGGGCAACCTGGAGGCCCTGCTCAGCGACGTGGTGCTGCACCGCCTGAACGCGCGGTCGCCGATGCCCGACACCGGAAGCCTGGCCGGCGACCTGCGTACGTACGCGGCCCAGGTGGCCCGCGAGATCACCGGGCCCGACGGCCCGGTGCTGCTGCACCTCGCCGTCGCGCTGTCGGGCACGGGGGAGCAGGGCGTGCGGGCGCGGGAGAGCCTCCGCGCCGACCGCACCCGGCAGTTGCAGTCGATGCTCGACCGCGCCGGCGACCGCGGCGAGGACGCACCCGACGCGTTCGAGGTCCTGGACCACATCCTGGCCCCGATGTACATCCGCGTCCTGTTCGGCATGGGCCCGCTCACGCCGGAGTACGTGGACGGGCTGGTCGACCGGCTGCTTCGCACTCCCGGTCCGTCCGCTACGTAAGGGCGCTCCGGACCCCGAGGGCGATGAGGACCGCTGACGTGGCCCTGGCGGCGGTCCGCCGGAAGCGGGGCCGGTTCAGCGCGTGCGAGGCGCGCAGGATGAGGAACGTCCAGGCGGTGAGCCAGAGCGCGATCAGCAGTGCGTGGGCGGTGGCCAGCGTGAGGATCTGGCCGCCGAAGGGCCGGCGGGGCGCGATGAACTGGGGGACCAGGGTCAAGTAGACCGCCGCCGCCTTGGGGTTGAGGACATTGGCGAGCAGCGCCTGGACGAAGACGGAGTCCGGCCCCTTCGGCAGGCGCCGGCGGGCGGGGGTGGGCGCCGCGTCGGCGCGGGCCGAACGCCACGTCCACACGCCCAGGCCGACGAGGTAGACCGCGCCGGTGAGCCGGACGGCGGTGAAGGCGACGCTGGAGTGCATGACCAGGGCCGACAGGCCGGCCATGGCGAGGACGGCGTGGGTGTACAGGCCGGTGACGGTGCCGAGGACGACGGGGAGGGCCCGGCGGCGGCCGCCGCCGGTGACGTGCCGGACCAGCAGCGCCAGGCTGGCCCCCGGGGTGGCGATCAGCGGGAGGATCGCCACCAGGAACCCGGCGACGGCGTACGGATGGACCACGGTGCCTCCGGTGCGTGCGTGCGGGCGGGAGAGGTCAGAGCACGACGCGGTAATGGGTGGTCAGGCGCCCGTCGTCGTCCAGGACGTGGAAGGCGAGGCCGGGCGGCTGCTCGCGGTCCGCCGGCTCGTCGCCCTCCCAGGGCATGCGCAGGGTCCAGGTGACGGCCGGTGCCACGATCACCGGACGCCCCGCGAAGGTTGAGGCGGCGGCGGTGTGGGCGTGGCCGGTGAGGACGGCGGCGATCTGCGGGTGCGCGGCGAGCAGTTCGGCCAGCCGGCCGGGCTCCTCCAGCCTGCAGGAGTCGGGCAGCGGGTGGTGGAGTGCGACCGGCGGCTGGTGGAACGCGATCAGCGCCGGACGGTCGGGCGGCAGGGCGGTGAGGGTGGAGTCGATCCAGCCGAGCGTCCGTGCGTCCAGGAGCCCTTCGTCGCGGCCGGGGATGGTGGAGTCGCACATCAGGACGGTGGTGCCGGCGATGTGGTGGACCCGGTCGACGGGGCCGGGCTCGGGAGCCTCGCCCAGCAGGGCCTTGCGGTAGGCGGGGCGCGCGTCGTGGTTCCCCGGACACGTGAGCACGGGGAACGGGGCGGTCAGGATCCGGGCCGCCTCCTCGTACTCGGCCTCCTCGCCGTGGTCGGCGATGTCCCCGGTGACCAGCAGTGCGTCGACCGGGTGCGGGAGGGCTCGTACGTAGTCCATGACGCGGGTGGCGCGCAGGGTCGCCCTCTCGCTGCCGTCCAGGTGCAGGTCGCTGATGTGGGCCAGTAGCAGCGTCATTCCGCGGTCTCCTCCATGGCGGACACGGCCGCCCTCCGACTTCTAACGGAAGTTTTCTGTTTTCCGTTAGAGACCCTAGAGTGTGCGCGGGGATGTGATCAAGTGGACCGACGAGCCGGCACCGGGACGGAAAGGGGATGCCTCGTGGAGCGATGGCTGGCACTGGAACTGGCGAGCACGATCCGCCACGACGGGGACGGCGGTGTCGCCGACGACCTCGCCACGGTCCGGGGAACGACGGACTGGATCGAGGAACAGCGGGATCTGCTGACCGGTCACCTCCCGGCCGGAGCGCTCGTGGCGGACGAGGACCTCCGGCTCCGGATCGTCGAGCTGCGCCAGGGGGTCCGCGCCCTGTTCGCCCGGCTGGTCACACCCGCTCCCCCCAGCCCGGCGGACGCCCATCGCCTGCTGCCCGCCGACGAGGCGCTGGACCGCCTCAACACCGCTGCCGCGCGGGAACCGGTCGTCCCGCGGCTGGACTGGCCCGACGGCCGGGTCCCCGCCGTCCGGCTGCTGTCCGCGGAGACCGATCCGCACGTCCGGCTCGTCGCCGCCCTGGCACGGGCGGCCATCGACTTCCTGGCCGGGCCGCAGAGCACGCGGTTGCGCTCCTGCACCGCGCCGCGCTGCGTGCGTTACTTCGTCAAGAGCCATGGCAGGCAGGAGTGGTGCAAGCCGTCCTGCGGGAACCGCGCCCGCGCGGCCCGCCACTACCGGCGCCGGCGTACGGCGGACACCCCCTCCGGCGCCGGTACGGGTGAATCAGTGAAGAGGTAGGGCGGGTTCGCCGTCAGCGGCCGGTGGACGCGGGGGACCGCTCGTCGTCCGGCGGGACGTCGGCAGGTCGCGGGAGCGCCGGACCGGGGAGAAGAGCAGAATCAGCGCGGCGAGCGGGATCCCCGCTGTCGTGATGGCCATGGCGGTGCGCAGGCCGAGTGCGGTACCGAGCACGCCGCCGAGCAACGCTCCGACGGGGATGGCTCCGTAGCTGAGGAATGCCGCGCTCGCGGTGAGACGGCCGAGGAGATCCGGCGGGCAGTAGCGTTGCTGGAAGCTCGCCTTGATGATGTTGCCGGCGACGACACCCGCGGAGACGCTGAAGCCGCCTGCCACGAAGAGCAGGGTCCCGGCTCCGCCGACGGTCAGCGGGATGAGCAGACCGAGTGCGGGAAGTCCCAGTTCGAACAGCAGTGTCGCGCGGGCCGTGCCGATCCTGTGAGCGACCCGGCGTGCCGCGAGTGCCCCGGCCACGCCTCCGGCACTGGTCGCCGCGATGAGTGCGCCGACCGTCCCCGGGGTCAGGCCGACGCTTCGGACCAGGAAGACCACCTGGATCGACTGGTACCCCATAAGAGCCAGGTTGGAGGCGGCTCCGAAGAGGGTGAACGTACGGAACCAGGGGTCGACGGCGATCAGCCGCAGGCCTGCGCGGACCTCGCTGACCAGTGACGTGGGGCCCTGTCCGGTTCGGGTGATGCGTGGCTCGCGATGCCGGATGCCCGCGAGGCACAGGAGCGAGACGAGGAACGTGGCGGCGTTGGCGAACATCCCGTTCACCGCACCTGCCACCTGTGCGATCAGGCCGCCGGAGCCGAGCCCGGCAATCTGCGCGGCGGATGCGCTGCCGTGCAGTTTGGCGTTGCCTTCGGGCTGGTCGTCGGGTTCCAGAATGCTGGGGAGATAGGCGGTGTAGGCGGTCTGGAAGAACACCGCCGCCGTGCCTGTCAGCAGGGCGACGGCCAGGAGGAGTCCGATGCTCAGCCGGCCGGACCACGCGGTGACCGGGACGCCGGCGAAGAGTACGAGAGAGACCGCGGCGGAGGTCAGCATGACCGGTCTGCGGCGCAGCCGGTCCACCCAGGCACCGACCGGGAGGCCGATGATCAGCCAGGGGGCCCAGGCGGCGGCGCTCAGGAGGCCGACCTCGAAGGTGCTGGCGTGCAGGGTGGAGACGGCGACCAGCGGCATCGACACCCCGGTGACGGACGCGCCGAACTTGCCGGCGGTCTCGCCGCACCACAGCAGGCGGAAATCGCGGTGGCGGCGCAGGAGGCCGCCGCGTATGCCGTGGCTCATGCGGAGCCGCGCTTCTTGCGGGGGAAGGACTGGAGCTGCACGACGACAGGAAGCGCGTCCGGGGCGGGCTCGGTGTCCGGAGCGGGGGTATGGCGGGCGATGACGGCCATCAGCTCCGCGTTGAGCGCCTCCAGTTGCTTCGGGGTCATCCGCAGGTCGCTCCGGTCCGAGATGGTGCCGGCGTTCCGCCAGCTGTCGTCCCAGTCCTCGCCGATGTAGGTCACGACCCGGCTGAAGTACTGCTGCAGCAGTTCGTGCAGATACACCGACAGCGCACCCCGGGTGTCGGGATCGTCGCGGAAATCGGCGGTGTTCAGCTCGTTGGAGACGTCGGCCCTCTTCCACCAGCGCTCGCGTTTCGTGCCGCGTCCGGTTTCCTCCACGATGAAGCCGTGCTCGGCGAGGTGGCGCAAGTGCCAGCTGATGGTGCCGGTGTTCTCCCCGAGGCGTTCGGCGAGCCTGGTGGCGGTGGCGGGGCCGTCCAGGCTGAGCAGTTCGAAGATGTTCATCCGCAGCGGATGGGCCAGCCCCCGCAGGCTGCGCGCGTCGAGGCGCCGGGTGGGCTTGGCGGACGCCGATGTGTGTTCGGGTTCGTCGGACATGGCCACAGCATAGGTTGCAGAGTTTCCTCTGCATAGGAGTCTTTGCAGAGAAAACTCTGCCAATGCGAGGCATCCCTGTCGGTGCGGCGGGTGCGGCGGGTGCGATGGGTGCGGCGGGACGACCGAGCAGCCGTGTGGCCGCGGGAGCGACGGACGATGCCTTCGGCTGATTCCGTGTCAGGTCGTCCGGCTGGGATCGGGAGCGGGAGCGGGCAGCGGCGCCCGGTCCCGTCCGGGCAGCAGCAACGGCGTGCCCAGGATGAGAACCCCCGCCACCGCGAGCGCCGTGCGCGGGCCGGTGACGTCGGCGAGCAGGCCGGCGAGCGCGGTCAGCACGGCGATGGACGCCTGCTGCCCGATCGACCAGGCCGTGAGCGTACGCGCGACGAGGTGCTCAGGGGTGTGTTCGAGGCGGTACGTGGAGAGCACCGGCCCGTACAGGCTCATGTTGACGATGATGGCCAGCTCGACGGCCATCACCGTGACGAGCCCGACGACACCCGGCCGTACGAACACGAGCCCGATCAGCCAGACCGCGCGCAGGGTGCCGGCCGTTCGGAAGACCCGGTCGCGGCCGTAGCGGGCGACGACCCGGCGGGCCAGCCGCGAGCCGATGAGCCCGCCGAGGCACGGAGCGGCGAAGGCGAGGCCGTACTGCCAGGGCGGAAAGCCGAGCCGGCGCAGCAGGAGTACGGCCAGCAGGGGTTCGGTGGCCATGATCAGACCGCCCACGAGGACCTGGTTGAGATAGAGCGCCCGCAGCACGGGGTGGCCCAGGATGTGCCGCCATCCGGCGAGCAGCGCGCCCGCCCCGAGCGGGCTCCTGTCCTCCGTCCCGGGAGCCTCCTCCCTGCCCCGGATCGCGGTGATGCCGAGCGCGGAGAGCAGGTAGCTGAGCGCGTCGGCCACCACGGTGGTGACCGGCCCGAACAGCCCGATCGTCGCTCCGCCGAGCGGCGGGCCGACCGCGATGGAGCTCCAGTTCGTGGACTCGAACCGGGCGTTGGCGACGAGCAGGTCCTCCGGCCGGACGAGCGCCTTCAGATACGCGCCGCTCGCCGCGCCGAACGCGATCTTCGCCGCCGCGATCACCGCCGACACGACCAGCAGCTGGAGGAACCCGAGCACCCCGAAGGCGTACGCCACCGGGATCGACGCCATGGCCGCGAACCGGACCAGGTCCGCCCCGATCATGACCGGCCGCTTGCGCCGGAACTCCACCCACGGCGCGAGCGGCACCGCGATCAGCGCCCCCACCGCCGGCCCCACGGCGGACAGCGCGGACACCTCGGCGGGCCCGGCGTGCAGCACCAGCACGGCGAGCAGCGGCAGGGCCCCGAACCCGAGCCCCGACCCGTACGCACTCACCGCGTACGCACCCCACAACCAACCGAACGGCCGGCCCAGCGCTCTCCTGCCCACCACACCTCACCCGAACAACCCGGAATTGACCGGGAGAGCTAATCGCTCGGAAGAAGCACAGGTCAAACAACCGACTCACCACACAGCCACAACCACTGGTTGTTCACTAGGCTCCCTCCCCGTGGACCTCCAAGCAGTACGCACCTTCGTCGCCGTCACGGAAGCGGGCGGGTTCCTCAAGGCCGCCGCCGACCTGTCGGTCACCCAGCAGGCCGTCTCGAAGCGGATCGCCGCGCTGGAACAGAGCCTCGGCGTCCGGCTGTTCACCCGCGCCCCGCGTGGCGCCGAGCTGACCATCGACGGCCGGGCGTTCCTGCCCCACGCGCGCGAACTGCTGCGCGCGGCCGAGCGCGCGAGCGCGTCCGTACGCCCCGGCAGCCGCCCGCTGCGCGTCGATGTGATCGCCTCGCGCACCGCGCAGTCGAGCGCGGTGCGGGGCTTCCACGGCGCGCACCCGGAGATCGGTCTCGACGTGATGATGCTGGTCAGCATGGACACGGCGGTCGCCGCGCTCCGATCCGGCGAACT is a window of Streptomyces sp. NBC_00708 DNA encoding:
- a CDS encoding CGNR zinc finger domain-containing protein encodes the protein MERWLALELASTIRHDGDGGVADDLATVRGTTDWIEEQRDLLTGHLPAGALVADEDLRLRIVELRQGVRALFARLVTPAPPSPADAHRLLPADEALDRLNTAAAREPVVPRLDWPDGRVPAVRLLSAETDPHVRLVAALARAAIDFLAGPQSTRLRSCTAPRCVRYFVKSHGRQEWCKPSCGNRARAARHYRRRRTADTPSGAGTGESVKR
- a CDS encoding SgcJ/EcaC family oxidoreductase, yielding MTTEPPAHTADIEAIRQAVATVERSQQRKDPDAFLALFRPDAVWTTGHGKVLIGLDAISEFTRTVLPASEFDGKVTYEVAHVLFIRPDVAAVKVRQRYVTPDGESEGAPLYVMSRADDGRWLLTACQNTPVVAG
- a CDS encoding GNAT family N-acetyltransferase; amino-acid sequence: MNDLNPCPEDLRFRRARDADLASLVRLRDDAARRLLAQGVTGQWHPGELGEDHFRRIMETGEVWLAEAGGRAVGAWELWWQDEDAWGPQPVPAGYVHRLMVDRARVPSGTGRRLLHAAERRVAEAGRTLVRLDCLAGNEPLTAYYLGAGYRVAGRKEGKPQPGGAPKSFTLLEKDLAD
- a CDS encoding aminoglycoside phosphotransferase family protein yields the protein MPHSLPLTETLLSAVGGVPGQAEPLDSSPRSRVWRVRRADGRPVIVKQITDDGDAGADADARFARELAGLRLAGRGSVAPALLAADPAARVLVLEYVDDLGRTDDWMPGYADALARLHALTGPDDAGALPAWTGPTAADAESFLALAAALDVPVPAAVPDELAGLLQRLDPTGHHALLHGDPCPGNDLRTADGVRFVDFERAALGNGLMELAYFRIGFPTCWCALSVTAAPLTEVEAVYRTTWRGLTGTDVPGDLADACAAWLIQGDALVERAHRGTADQLARVPVEDFEWGYVSARERLVHRLDVVAGLTRDHDHLHTLGRLCSALATRLLERWPGLRPLPTADARPWY
- a CDS encoding VOC family protein gives rise to the protein MNSPYQPGTPCWIDLMVPDQQAAIDFYCDLFGWQGEVGPPEQGGYTVCTLKGKAVAGIMKAMNPDGTVPDPMPPTAWTTYLSTDDIDATVASVTDAGGRAVVPPMDVMDLGRMGVIADPAGAVFGLWQPGTFGGAAIVNEHGALIWSELVTPDLAAASAFYSAVLPVTTARSEMEGAEGYVEFQVAGRAVGGMMDMSQMPPGVTPHWQPYFNVDSVDDIQAAAVRAGATVLAPAFNMVAGRMAVLADPQGGAFSVIAPKPQEGSA
- a CDS encoding MFS transporter — encoded protein: MAASPAAVGSRSHRAVLLTVTCLGQFMVLLDNTIVGAALPDMQQGLHIELTGLQWIVDAYVLLVAMLLLSGGVFADRFGRKRVYLTGVAVFTAASALCALAPSLGWLIAGRVLQGVGAAALSPASLALLAAAYPVPQERVKAIGLWAGLSGIGLAAGPVAGGALTDAFGWSAIFLVNLPIGVILLVAGLRSLDESRNPKAPAIDIPGTVLSVLGVGTLTYGLIEGGARGWTSPLILGSFTAGVLLLAAFVAVEARRPAPMLPLRLFRERLFTVSNTAMVVVGFTLMGSSFFFSQFFVYVQGSSILRAGLQTLPMSLAMVVVSPYAGRLAARYGFRVVVTTGLGLAGLGLLALGTVHADTGYGNVWWRLAVVGTGFALTMSPLTGAAIQSVSPQEGGLASGISSTTRQIGAVLGVAVLGAVVRTRESGGASFEAGLNSAFVAAGAVTLATAVFTGLWLARSRTAETAQAPEAATAPASSALDLNRS
- a CDS encoding LysE family translocator; amino-acid sequence: MVHPYAVAGFLVAILPLIATPGASLALLVRHVTGGGRRRALPVVLGTVTGLYTHAVLAMAGLSALVMHSSVAFTAVRLTGAVYLVGLGVWTWRSARADAAPTPARRRLPKGPDSVFVQALLANVLNPKAAAVYLTLVPQFIAPRRPFGGQILTLATAHALLIALWLTAWTFLILRASHALNRPRFRRTAARATSAVLIALGVRSALT
- a CDS encoding TetR/AcrR family transcriptional regulator → MNEKERTRRPGGRSARVGAQVHQAVTELIGERGYGNFTVGEVAARAGVADSSVYRRWGNLEALLSDVVLHRLNARSPMPDTGSLAGDLRTYAAQVAREITGPDGPVLLHLAVALSGTGEQGVRARESLRADRTRQLQSMLDRAGDRGEDAPDAFEVLDHILAPMYIRVLFGMGPLTPEYVDGLVDRLLRTPGPSAT
- a CDS encoding MFS transporter, coding for MSHGIRGGLLRRHRDFRLLWCGETAGKFGASVTGVSMPLVAVSTLHASTFEVGLLSAAAWAPWLIIGLPVGAWVDRLRRRPVMLTSAAVSLVLFAGVPVTAWSGRLSIGLLLAVALLTGTAAVFFQTAYTAYLPSILEPDDQPEGNAKLHGSASAAQIAGLGSGGLIAQVAGAVNGMFANAATFLVSLLCLAGIRHREPRITRTGQGPTSLVSEVRAGLRLIAVDPWFRTFTLFGAASNLALMGYQSIQVVFLVRSVGLTPGTVGALIAATSAGGVAGALAARRVAHRIGTARATLLFELGLPALGLLIPLTVGGAGTLLFVAGGFSVSAGVVAGNIIKASFQQRYCPPDLLGRLTASAAFLSYGAIPVGALLGGVLGTALGLRTAMAITTAGIPLAALILLFSPVRRSRDLPTSRRTTSGPPRPPAADGEPALPLH
- a CDS encoding metallophosphoesterase; the encoded protein is MTLLLAHISDLHLDGSERATLRATRVMDYVRALPHPVDALLVTGDIADHGEEAEYEEAARILTAPFPVLTCPGNHDARPAYRKALLGEAPEPGPVDRVHHIAGTTVLMCDSTIPGRDEGLLDARTLGWIDSTLTALPPDRPALIAFHQPPVALHHPLPDSCRLEEPGRLAELLAAHPQIAAVLTGHAHTAAASTFAGRPVIVAPAVTWTLRMPWEGDEPADREQPPGLAFHVLDDDGRLTTHYRVVL